Within Gambusia affinis linkage group LG01, SWU_Gaff_1.0, whole genome shotgun sequence, the genomic segment aaatggaagacgACTATGTGTGTGAATACGACTCGACATGGGACACAGAGAGTGATGGAGACGACCCGGCCGGAGAGAGCCAGAGCCGTCGGTcaaatcaagacaaaaacaagtcTTCCTGGGCTATCGTAAGTGCTTTCATTGCAGGCCTGCTCAGTTTTAACGCGCAAAAACCCTGTCCTGTTATCATTCACTTTCGCTTAGGCACGTACTGTAGTGaaaaagctaatgttagctttttCCTCACTGCTGCAACCTCGCTAACTAGCTTAGCTAGCCATTGtaagttccttttttaaaatatttggcttACGTTTTATTATCTAAGCCTCcgttttattatattaaagaGTTTTTTAGCTTCATTGTTAAATAGAGTCCTTGTAGATCACATAACCAGAAGTGACGATATGTatcctgcttttatttaacttgTATAGTCTTGATGCGCTAATTAGCTGCAACTAGATGCAGACTaattcgattttttttttattgcagtggcaTCATACACCCAGAAATATGAGGGCAGCAAAAGACATGCAGAATTATAGAAGAGGATATCCTGTAAGTAATACATggcaattaaaaataacttccgTTTAGAGCAAGTAATGATgagcttttttaatatttacagaatCTAACAGATGATGATTGCTCAGAAGACAAAATGAACAACCTACAGTTCTATCTAAACAAGTTTCCATCTGCTCCTGATGGTAACACAGTTATttctatataaaatataaattggcatttagaattttaaaatgtttttgttttgttctaattgtattattttttaaaaacttttgttaCAGATATCTACATTGAGTCCTTTCTTAAAGAATGGAAAAACGACTACAAAAAATTGGAGAGGGTTCACTCTTACATCCAGTGGTATGTATTATGAGTGTTTAATATTAGTCAAATATACTGGAGATACACAATACTGGTTTCTATTTAATATTGCAATTGCAAAACACTGTTAAGATGGAATGTTTTATAGGCTGCAGGATGCAATCtcaatacaacaaaaaacagaactggAAACAATCAGCTGCacaattttgtcatatttcccGTGTATCAGAGTTTCCCAATGCTGGTTCTTCGGCCACACTGCCCTCCAGGTTTGAGCTGTTTTAATGCTTCGCCAcatcttttaaaatttgaaGGGAAATGAAGCTTAAGCTTAAGATAAATTGATTTTCTCCAGATGTGTTGGAGCATTTAAGAGACTCTGCCTGGTGGACAACGGTTGTCCAATGCTGCTCCAGGTTTTTTGGGGTTGGAACAATTTTAATTCTGACGACACCATGTCAAGAAGTAAAGCGTCTCCTGTGTCTAATGTCGGATCTTCCTCAATCATTAAGCTAAATCTGtagataaaaagagaaaaatatatatttttaaatagatttaaagcTATATGTTCACTATACATGTTTGTATTTGACATTTGCTGTattgttgtttgctttttggGATAAAGAAATACTTAATTTTATTGCGTTTACAAAGATCAGCTTGTAGCATATCTGTAGAGCAGTTTCAATCATcgctgttttttctctcttcaatCATCTTCAAGGTTGTTTCCACTGCGAGAACCAGGGGTTAATTATATGGCTTCAGAGCTCACCAAGAAGGAAATTGAGGTAAGTTGCTACTACTAAACTGTGACTTTAAACAGGTTTGTTCCTCCTTAAAATTTAGAACTtccaaattttttaaataacctaATTGTCTTTTACttcttgtatttaaatatttactaaaaaccAGCCTATGTATAAGCATTTACgttttcagcaaaaaatttagtgtgtatgatttttaaattctgtAGCTGTTAATGTTCAACAATGCGACATGATATTGGAgttatttcaaagttttattttaagctgtttcacagaaaagggtttattttagtatttaaatgTTGACAAAATTGCTAATATGAATAAATTCCCTACCAAATAGTTCATAATACGTTATCTATTTgcaacctcttttttttttttttacacaacatAACTACAAACTGacatctgtgtaaaaaaaaaaaaaaaaaaactgcttctgCTGCTATCAACTGGGCTTTTTGGACTGCAGCGTAAAACAAGAGATGGTGCAAACTGAGGAAAAGATAGATCAAGAGAGTGTTAAGTTGGTGTGGAGGCGTCGGGAGGCTGCAGCCTGCTCTCTTAACAGTCCTGTAATAGCAAAACCACATCTATGCACATGGTGAAAGTGTTCACAttgacaatattttctttttgtaaatattgtctGCTTGGAGTGctaatttattgtttgtaatAAAAGTGTTCTTATGGGTACTATATAAACTGTTTTCATGCAGTGCTTTCTACATTGCATGCTGGGTATTAATTCATGCAATTGTTAAATTATTCAGTCATGTAACTCACCTATCCAACTACCTCAATTaggtattttcatttttgtcttaatgTACTTATTTCTGTGAATCTAAACTATTTGCTTAATGCTAAATCCTTCTTCTAGGTGTCATATTTCATGTcataaagggggaaaaaacataaaaggtgTAAATGATTTAGCTTTTACTGTGTGCTTAGTGAAGAATTAAACCACTAAggaggaaatacaaaaaatagactgaaatattaaacaatCATTTGcctcatttttacatttggttCTCAAAATAAAGCAGGTGTGTCTTCAGccatctgtgttttattattagcaGCTATTGTGGCATTAGTTTGGTGTGGAGTGCTTTAGATAATAGGTTGCAgttcatgtattatttttttttttgccctggCAATTTACAAATAGCTATAATAATACATGAGTGGATCCTCTTGTGAGTGAGAATGGAAATTCCCGCTGGTGTTTATGTGGCTTAATTTGACACAAACTGGTTGCAAAGTTTGcagatgcaaacaaacaaattaagaCCTCAGTGTGAAACACTAAGTCggtttaaaatgttcaacttcacATTataaagcaggagaaaaactAGTTAAGTGCCTCAGTCCAACATGGCGGTCTTGATGAAAAATCAACTAACTCGTCACACTCTGCCATTGTAACCTGTTATCTTATCTCCCTTCACCAAACTGTTGAACATGATTAAATCAAGTTAgggaaataaactaaatatagaAGACcttttatctatttaaaaatgtcaaccattttctattttttttaccttttacatttactttccatttttccaatatttgtgattttattttattttttaattaagtgtCTTACCTGCCTACATTTGGATAAATTTTTTCTTATCGACACCAAGAAGCCAAATGTACGACGCAGAAAAGCCACAACACCTTAAAGACCAGTGGGAcactaaaacaaaactgcagcGCTTCTATAATCCTTCTCTCTCttaattatttgaatttctGCACGTTTTAAACTTATTCTATTTGCCCAAAAGGCTTTCAAGAAGAATGAGGATGCCAAAAGGAGGCTGGTGGAGGCGTATGAACTCATGTTGGGTTTTTACGGCATACGTCTGGTCAACAAAGAGACGGGGGAAGTGAAGCGTGCAGAAAATTGGAAGGAGCGTTTTGGAAACCTGGAGAGGTAAACGCCAATTTCAGTAAATTCTCAGATCTCGATGGTTTTGTCAGTAATTCCAGCTTCATCCGTCCGGTGTGTTGCAGAAATATGCACAACAACCTCCGGATAACTCGCATCCTGAAAAGCCTCGGGGAGCTTGGCTTCAAGCACTACCAGGCTCCGCTTGTGCGCTTCTTCCTGGAAGAGACTCTGGTCAAGAAGACGCTGAGTAACGTTAAGCGCAGCGTGTTGGACTACTTCCTGTTCGCCGTGCTGGAAAAGCAGGAACGCCAGGATCTCGTGCACTTCGCTTACCAACACTACGAGCCGAAGGACAAGTTTGTGTGGTGTCCCAGAAAGATCCAGAAACAATTCAGGAAGGGCGGCAGAAGTTCTGACGTTGGGAATGGAGACGGGAAAGACGATGTCTTGCACAGTAAAAAAGACGGGGATGCAGCAGGGCAGCAGAAAGAAGATGGGATGAATAATGTTCCCAAGACTCTGGAAGGAAGTGAAAA encodes:
- the ogfr gene encoding opioid growth factor receptor — protein: MEDDYVCEYDSTWDTESDGDDPAGESQSRRSNQDKNKSSWAIWHHTPRNMRAAKDMQNYRRGYPNLTDDDCSEDKMNNLQFYLNKFPSAPDDIYIESFLKEWKNDYKKLERVHSYIQWLFPLREPGVNYMASELTKKEIEAFKKNEDAKRRLVEAYELMLGFYGIRLVNKETGEVKRAENWKERFGNLERNMHNNLRITRILKSLGELGFKHYQAPLVRFFLEETLVKKTLSNVKRSVLDYFLFAVLEKQERQDLVHFAYQHYEPKDKFVWCPRKIQKQFRKGGRSSDVGNGDGKDDVLHSKKDGDAAGQQKEDGMNNVPKTLEGSEKIKDKSKQAEESDEPPAETEAVGNGNEETGSDIENISNGNEFPNYVDENVVEMEQSSSLDSDIPNNDAAADSEPKSTSNAKDDQDLNIMQTGADGEPEKPPKKKRDDEEVLPNNDPATAAAGLVQENAAPNKSTGQTSPSVHTPLKSSKHSPSLSSEREEKIPRTDFIQPSDQTEVEMENSSASNGMQSSKHAEGQRNGTESEDVPMDSTPSSSNHNERAS